CGATCGGCGCCTACAACCCCGCGTGGCCGGACATCCACATGAATCCTGAGGAAGCGGTGCGGGCCCACCGGGATCTCACCGCCGCCCGATCCGGGCTGATGATGCCCATCCATTGGGGCACCTTCCGGCTGGCGCCGCATCCGTGGGCCGAGCCGGTCGAACGGCTGCTCGCGGCCGCGCAAAGCGCCGATGTCAGGGTCGCTGTCCCCGCCCCCGGGCAGCGCATCGATGTCGCCGGGTCAGCGCGGCTGGACCCGTGGTGGCGGATGTAACCGCCGCGGACCGGATTGTTCTAATGCGCAGCGTAATTCGGTGTAAGCACGGACGAGATCGTCGAGCGCAAAGGCTCTGTTGAGGCCGCTCGGGTTTGGCAGCACCCAGGCATTGGTGCCGGCAAACCCGGGGGCGTAGCGGCCCCAGCCGATTCCCGGGTCTCCGGTCATTGCGGTCACGGCACGTTTGCCGAGGAACGCGATCGCCCGTGGCGAATAGCGTCGCATCTTCGCTTCGAATTCGGGCCGCGCGCGCCTAAATTCCGCCGCGGACACATCGCTTGCCCGCCTGGTCGGCCGGTCGACGACCGCCGTGATGCCGCACCCGTAGTCGAGCAGGCGGCGTTCATCTGCCGGTAGCAATCGGGTGTCGGTGAAACCGGCCAGTTGCAGGACCGACCAGAATCGGTTGCTGCGGTTGGAGAAGTTGTGGCCGTCGACGGCAGCCGTCGACGCCGGGTTGATGCCGCAGAAGACCACATCGAGACCTCGGGCGAGGACATCCGGGCGGTATCCGACCAAATCGATGCTCCTGGCTGCGGTGAGGTGGCGCGCCACCAGAGCGCGTCCATCGTAGGTGCGGCGCGCTAGAGTCTGCGAACATGACGAAACGCGCTGCGTTTGCCGTCGTCATGGCGATGGTATCGGCGCTGGTGGGATGCGGGGCCGGACGGCCCGTGTCGAGTCCGCCGTCCGCACTGTCCCAGGCGCCCCCCAACGAGGTGTCCGGTCTGGACATACCGCCCGGGCGTATTGACGATGCCATCGCCAAGGTTGATGGCTTGGTCGGTGACCTGATGCGCAGCACCGGCGTCCCCGGAATGTCGGTCGCCGTTGTCCGGGGTGGTAAAGCGGTGTACGCAAAGGGTTTCGGCGTCAAGGACGCCAGCAAGGGCAACGGCAAGGATAACCGGGTCGACGCCGACACAGTGTTCCAGCTGGCGTCGGTGTCGAAGTCGGTGGGCGCGACGGTGGTTGCGCATGCAGTGACCGGCAACCTCATCTCGTGGGACACCCCCGTCGCGGCCGAACTGCCGTGGTTCGGGCTGTCCGATCCCTACGTCACCAGCCATGTGACCGTTGCCGATCTGTATTCGCATCGCTCCGGGCTGCCCGACCATGCCGGTGACAAGTTGGAGGATCTGGGCTACGACCGGCGGCACGTGCTGG
This Mycobacterium simiae DNA region includes the following protein-coding sequences:
- the mug gene encoding G/U mismatch-specific DNA glycosylase gives rise to the protein MARHLTAARSIDLVGYRPDVLARGLDVVFCGINPASTAAVDGHNFSNRSNRFWSVLQLAGFTDTRLLPADERRLLDYGCGITAVVDRPTRRASDVSAAEFRRARPEFEAKMRRYSPRAIAFLGKRAVTAMTGDPGIGWGRYAPGFAGTNAWVLPNPSGLNRAFALDDLVRAYTELRCALEQSGPRRLHPPPRVQPR